The nucleotide window AAACAAAAAGCCTGTCGTATGCAGCGCTATCTTTCCATTCTCGGAAACATTGATGGTTTCCGTGATAACCTCAACCTCGCTCTTGCGCTTAAGTTCATTGATAAGTTGCTGGCTTACCCGCTGCATGCCGCCCACATTATCCAAAATTTCGCCTTCGGGCGGATGGGTATGAGATACGTATAAAATTCGCACGAAATGATCTATAATTTAAAACTAAAATTTTAGCTCTGGACGCGGCTCGTCAAGGGCTTCCCGGTAATTTTCAAGCAGCTTGTTGTTCACATTCTCCCACGAATACACTAACGCTTTTTGGCGCGCAGCTTTACTCATCTGCTCCCAAAGCTCACTATCATTCGTTATATCCGAAACACACTTAGCAAATCCCTGCGTATCACGTGGAGGGGCCAAAAATCCATTGACGCCCGACTCTACTAATGATCGACTCCCGGTCGCATCAGCAACCACACACGGTAACCCACTCGACATTGCTTCCAACGTCACATTACCGAATGTTTCCGTTTCAGATGGAAATAAAAAGACATCACTGCTGGCATAAGCACGACTCAACTCATCACCTGTAATAAAACCGGTGAAATGTGCTTCCGGCAGCATGTGCTCGAGCTCTTTCTTGGCGGGCCCGTCTCCCACAACCATTGCTTTAATATCGGGATGACTTTGTTGCAGCTTTTTTATGGCATCAACATAAGTCTGGAGATTTTTTTCCCACACTAAACGCGATACAAACGTCACAACGTTATCTTCGTCAGCAAACCCAATTGATCGGCGCCATTCCATA belongs to Fodinibius sp. Rm-B-1B1-1 and includes:
- a CDS encoding glycosyltransferase family 1 protein → MKELRVAIFTGNYNHIQDGVSLTLNRLVAFLEEKGVPVIVFGPTTDEPAIDHEGEFVPVPSVPVPGRSEYRITVGFPEKAQRRLREFEPTLIHLATPDVLGFRAMRWAQANQIQIVASYHTHFTSYLKYYNLDMLELLGWKYIGWFYSQCKHIYVPSPSMADELNEEGIDEGIRIWARGVNTDQFNPDFRDMEWRRSIGFADEDNVVTFVSRLVWEKNLQTYVDAIKKLQQSHPDIKAMVVGDGPAKKELEHMLPEAHFTGFITGDELSRAYASSDVFLFPSETETFGNVTLEAMSSGLPCVVADATGSRSLVESGVNGFLAPPRDTQGFAKCVSDITNDSELWEQMSKAARQKALVYSWENVNNKLLENYREALDEPRPELKF